Proteins co-encoded in one Neofelis nebulosa isolate mNeoNeb1 chromosome 2, mNeoNeb1.pri, whole genome shotgun sequence genomic window:
- the TNFRSF18 gene encoding tumor necrosis factor receptor superfamily member 18 isoform X1, with protein sequence MGAWRGASPKVPQLGGAAGAMGARGARVALCGVALLCALGLGERPSGPSCGPGRLLRGAGTDARCCRLCSAAEEVCPEGDCTCVQPEFHCGDPQCDTCKHHPCPPGQEAQPRGNFNFGFECVDCATGTFSGGREGRCKPWSDCSQFGLPTMFSGNKTHNAVCSLGPLPTEPHDPLTIVLLTVAACILVLTAAQLGLHIWQLRRQRMWPPETQLLLEARPTAEDACSCQFPEEERGEQLSEDKGQLRDLWV encoded by the exons GCCATGGGGGCCAGGGGCGCGCGCGTGGCCCTGTGCGGCGTGGCGCTGCTCTGCGCGCTCGGCCTGGGCGAGCGCCCCTCGGGTCCGAGCTGCGGCCCCGGCCGCCTGCTGCGAGGAGCCGGGACGGACGCGCGCTGCTGTCGCCTGTGCTCCGCGG CTGAGGAGGTTTGTCCTGAGGGGGACTGCACATGTGTCCAGCCGGAGTTCCACTGTGGAGACCCCCAGTGTGACACCTGCAAACACCACCCCTGCCCGCCCGGCCAGGAGGCGCAGCCACGTG gGAATTTCAATTTCGGCTTTGAGTGTGTTGACTGTGCCACAGGGACCTTCTCTGGGGGCCGTGAGGGCCGCTGCAAACCCTGGTCAGA CTGCTCCCAGTTTGGGCTTCCCACCATGTTCTCTGGGAACAAAACACACAATGCCGTATGTAGCCTGGGGCCACTGCCCACTGAGCCGCACGACCCCCTGACCATCGTCCTCCTCACCGTGGCCGCCTGCATCCTGGTCCTGACTGCAGCCCAGCTTGGCCTGCACATCTGGCAGCTGAGGAGGCAGCGCATGTGGCCCCCAG AGACCCAGCTGCTGCTGGAGGCACGGCCGACAGCCGAAGACGCCTGCAGCTGCCAGTTCCCCGAGGAGGAGCGCGGGGAGCAGCTGTCTGAGGACAAGGGCCAGCTGAGGGACCTGTGGGTGTGA
- the TNFRSF18 gene encoding tumor necrosis factor receptor superfamily member 18 isoform X2 produces the protein MGAWRGASPKVPQLGGAAGAMGARGARVALCGVALLCALGLGERPSGPSCGPGRLLRGAGTDARCCRLCSAAEEVCPEGDCTCVQPEFHCGDPQCDTCKHHPCPPGQEAQPRGNFNFGFECVDCATGTFSGGREGRCKPWSDCSQFGLPTMFSGNKTHNAVCSLGPLPTEPHDPLTIVLLTVAACILVLTAAQLGLHIWQLRRQRMWPPGRDPAAAGGTADSRRRLQLPVPRGGARGAAV, from the exons GCCATGGGGGCCAGGGGCGCGCGCGTGGCCCTGTGCGGCGTGGCGCTGCTCTGCGCGCTCGGCCTGGGCGAGCGCCCCTCGGGTCCGAGCTGCGGCCCCGGCCGCCTGCTGCGAGGAGCCGGGACGGACGCGCGCTGCTGTCGCCTGTGCTCCGCGG CTGAGGAGGTTTGTCCTGAGGGGGACTGCACATGTGTCCAGCCGGAGTTCCACTGTGGAGACCCCCAGTGTGACACCTGCAAACACCACCCCTGCCCGCCCGGCCAGGAGGCGCAGCCACGTG gGAATTTCAATTTCGGCTTTGAGTGTGTTGACTGTGCCACAGGGACCTTCTCTGGGGGCCGTGAGGGCCGCTGCAAACCCTGGTCAGA CTGCTCCCAGTTTGGGCTTCCCACCATGTTCTCTGGGAACAAAACACACAATGCCGTATGTAGCCTGGGGCCACTGCCCACTGAGCCGCACGACCCCCTGACCATCGTCCTCCTCACCGTGGCCGCCTGCATCCTGGTCCTGACTGCAGCCCAGCTTGGCCTGCACATCTGGCAGCTGAGGAGGCAGCGCATGTGGCCCCCAGGTCG AGACCCAGCTGCTGCTGGAGGCACGGCCGACAGCCGAAGACGCCTGCAGCTGCCAGTTCCCCGAGGAGGAGCGCGGGGAGCAGCTGTCTGA